A stretch of Pristiophorus japonicus isolate sPriJap1 chromosome 12, sPriJap1.hap1, whole genome shotgun sequence DNA encodes these proteins:
- the LOC139276837 gene encoding uncharacterized protein, protein MEGPGCKPLRPGPSWLVNSNHQKENFSVQSPPSTHTAANSAPTHTTANSAPTHTVANSAPTHTVANSALTHTVANSAPTHTTANSAPTHTVANSAPTHTMANSAPTYTTANSAPTHTTANSAPTHTVANSAPTHTTANSALTHTVANSAPTHTTANSAPTHTVANSAPTHTTANSAPTHTTANSTPTHTVANSAPPPTPWKTPPPPTPQQTPPPPTLPPSPWQTPPSPTPRQTPPHPHRSKLHPPPTPQQTPPPPTPLQTADSRRTILLTDNFFKLLNFDQMDTATTAAVMAVK, encoded by the exons atggaag GGCCTGGCTGCAAACCCTTAAGGCCAGGACCCAGCTGGCTTGTTAACAGCAATCACCAGAAGGAGAATTTCTCCGTCCAATCTCCGCCCTCCACCCACACCGCGGCAAACTCCGCCCCCACCCACACCACGGCAAACTCCGCCCCCACCCACACCGTGGCAAACTCCGCCCCCACCCACACCGTGGCAAACTCCGCCCTCACCCACACCGTGGCAAACTCCGCCCCCACCCACACTACGGCAAACTCCGCCCCCACCCACACCGTGGCAAACTCCGCCCCCACCCACACTATGGCAAACTCCGCCCCCACTTACACCACGGCAAACTCCGCCCCCACCCACACTACGGCAAACTCCGCCCCCACCCACACCGTGGCAAACTCCGCCCCCACCCACACCACGGCAAACTCCGCCCTCACCCACACTGTAGCAAATTCCGCCCCCACCCACACTACGGCAAACTCCGCCCCCACCCACACCGTGGCAAACTCCGCCCCCACCCACACTACGGCAAACTCCGCCCCCACCCACACCACGGCAAactccacccccacccacaccgtgGCAAACTCCGCCCCCCCGCCCACACCGTGGAAAACTCCACCCCCACCTACACCGCAGCAAACTccgcccccacccacactcccaccTTCACCGTGGCAAACTCCGCCCTCACCCACACCACGGCAAACTCCGCCCCACCCACACCGCAGCAAACTCCACCCACCACCTACACCACAGCAAactccacccccacccacaccgctaCAAACTGCCGATTCCCGCCGGACAATACTGCTGAccgataatttttttaaattgctgaATTTCGATCAAATGGACACCGCAACCACTGCAGCGGTAATGGCAGTCAAATAG